Proteins encoded together in one Flavobacteriales bacterium window:
- a CDS encoding HNH endonuclease has protein sequence MNWHPNIQTRGIRAKHTSQQPNENDSPSVSMTKAEAIRRVLEDNHGVATWEIIYSQISRYYPDAQRSQEWKAGIRGVLYREIRNGRSFKMLDTGVVSLFDYDERNQVLDEDKPSVTTKDILLSIRIGQERFRKKLLLSLSSCPITGVDDARLLNASHIKPWAVCDNAERLDVRNGFILSPTVDQLFDKGLITFEDNKRMLIAKSLSKKNIERLGLEHGRSYPRLPVQSREMFLQFHRDYIFDKK, from the coding sequence GTGAACTGGCACCCCAATATCCAGACACGCGGCATCCGGGCCAAGCATACATCGCAACAACCCAATGAGAACGATTCTCCAAGCGTTTCAATGACCAAGGCGGAAGCCATACGACGCGTCCTTGAAGACAACCACGGTGTCGCGACATGGGAGATCATCTATAGCCAGATCTCGCGGTACTACCCAGATGCTCAGCGCTCACAAGAGTGGAAGGCGGGCATCAGAGGAGTACTCTATCGTGAGATCCGAAATGGCCGTTCGTTCAAGATGCTTGACACTGGCGTGGTGAGTTTGTTCGACTATGACGAGAGGAACCAAGTCCTTGATGAGGACAAGCCATCCGTCACGACAAAGGACATTCTGCTGAGCATCCGAATTGGTCAGGAACGGTTCCGCAAGAAGCTGCTGCTGTCCCTTTCCTCTTGCCCGATCACCGGAGTTGATGATGCTCGTTTGTTGAACGCCAGTCACATCAAACCATGGGCAGTATGCGACAACGCTGAACGGCTGGATGTTCGCAATGGCTTCATCCTAAGCCCCACAGTTGACCAACTCTTCGACAAAGGACTGATCACGTTCGAAGACAACAAACGAATGCTGATCGCGAAGTCCCTTTCCAAGAAGAACATTGAGCGCCTTGGCCTAGAACATGGTCGTTCGTACCCGCGACTTCCTGTGCAAAGCAGAGAGATGTTCCTTCAGTTCCATCGCGACTACATCTTCGACAAGAAGTGA
- a CDS encoding putative DNA binding domain-containing protein: MKSPLQDLIARGESETTVFAGSGRSLERIAASACALINQRGGSVIWGVAQDGKVEGVKEAKERAEELTRTLAGSIRPRPVFLVRTEVIGDKEVVLVEVAEGASKPYRYGSDVYVRLGGMEMRATQDETSAMLQRSATALLRWEQEAMPGFELGHCDTNEIQRAKADMMRSNRFGLSVPEDTSDLLARLQLSKGAQLTNGCVVLFAEDPLRWAPHLDIRLVEYTGSNKPSRRMAFSGPAIKSLNEALSVLKRLVPDRIGFAPDHTQRIDIPAYPPFALREALVNALVHRDYERSTGSVAIEIHSDRLVFVNPADLPENWTEVDAQQGHISRLVNPSIANVFLFRGYMEQMGSGIPAIIRACKEAKAKAPTWRMKDGILQLTMYLSKTWEQPKTSPREKVILDHMVLGRHYSIGELARVAEVTERQLRRDLQELMTQGRIQRVGKGPSTVYLRNQER, from the coding sequence ATGAAGAGCCCGCTTCAAGACCTGATCGCCCGTGGAGAATCCGAAACCACGGTATTTGCGGGCTCCGGACGCAGCTTGGAGCGCATCGCGGCCTCCGCATGTGCGCTGATCAACCAACGCGGTGGGTCCGTGATCTGGGGCGTAGCCCAGGATGGGAAAGTGGAAGGAGTGAAGGAAGCGAAGGAGCGTGCCGAGGAATTGACGAGAACGTTAGCCGGGTCCATACGGCCAAGACCCGTCTTCCTTGTGCGGACCGAAGTGATAGGGGACAAGGAAGTGGTGCTGGTGGAAGTGGCTGAGGGTGCTTCCAAGCCCTATCGATACGGATCAGATGTGTACGTACGGCTCGGCGGCATGGAAATGCGCGCGACCCAGGATGAGACCAGTGCCATGCTACAGCGTTCTGCTACTGCTCTCCTTCGTTGGGAGCAGGAGGCAATGCCGGGTTTCGAGTTGGGTCATTGCGACACCAACGAAATACAGCGTGCCAAAGCTGATATGATGCGCAGTAATCGGTTCGGCTTGTCCGTCCCGGAAGATACCAGTGACCTGCTTGCACGGTTGCAGCTCTCGAAAGGAGCACAATTGACGAACGGCTGTGTCGTGCTTTTCGCGGAGGACCCACTGCGTTGGGCGCCGCACCTTGACATCCGTCTGGTGGAATACACCGGTAGTAACAAGCCCTCCCGCCGGATGGCTTTTTCGGGACCTGCGATCAAATCGCTCAATGAAGCGCTATCTGTACTTAAGCGGCTAGTTCCGGACCGGATCGGGTTCGCTCCGGACCACACCCAGCGCATCGATATTCCCGCATATCCGCCGTTCGCGTTGCGGGAAGCCTTGGTGAACGCCCTGGTGCACCGGGATTACGAACGGTCAACAGGCAGCGTTGCCATTGAGATCCATTCCGATCGCCTGGTTTTCGTGAATCCAGCTGACCTGCCAGAGAACTGGACGGAAGTGGACGCTCAGCAAGGGCATATTTCGCGATTGGTCAATCCTTCGATCGCCAATGTGTTCCTCTTCCGTGGGTACATGGAGCAGATGGGCTCGGGCATCCCAGCGATCATTCGGGCCTGTAAAGAGGCGAAAGCGAAGGCGCCCACTTGGAGAATGAAGGACGGCATTCTCCAGCTGACCATGTACCTGTCCAAGACCTGGGAACAACCGAAGACAAGCCCGCGCGAAAAGGTCATCCTCGATCACATGGTGCTGGGTAGGCACTACTCCATCGGTGAACTGGCACGGGTCGCCGAGGTGACCGAGCGTCAATTGCGTCGCGATCTTCAAGAACTGATGACACAGGGTAGGATCCAACGTGTGGGAAAAGGACCTTCGACCGTTTACCTGCGCAACCAAGAGCGATGA
- a CDS encoding 2'-5' RNA ligase family protein, protein MLYRFLLTILPTPALAAEVEHLRTALHARIGSFSGRHNPPQITLCFLDLPAAHEPAIMDAIARGVTGQPGFTLHYHVITHFPDKRTIYIDPVEKEGIATVRTPILEALKSDPRLHTAVRETDHPHLTLAAGLKPHQFDAAWDLLAPHTHTSTERVTEVVLLKRVLLPGERYIQVRSFLLAPS, encoded by the coding sequence ATGCTCTACCGCTTCCTCCTCACCATTCTGCCCACCCCGGCCCTGGCCGCCGAGGTGGAGCACCTGCGCACCGCGCTCCACGCCCGCATCGGCTCCTTCAGCGGCCGCCACAACCCGCCCCAGATCACCCTCTGCTTCCTGGACCTGCCCGCGGCGCATGAGCCCGCCATCATGGATGCCATTGCCAGAGGCGTGACCGGTCAACCGGGCTTCACCTTGCACTACCACGTCATTACGCACTTCCCGGACAAGCGCACCATCTATATCGATCCGGTGGAGAAGGAGGGCATCGCCACCGTGCGCACGCCCATTCTCGAGGCCCTCAAGTCGGACCCCAGGTTGCACACGGCCGTGCGCGAGACCGATCACCCGCACCTGACCCTCGCGGCCGGACTGAAACCCCACCAGTTCGATGCGGCCTGGGATCTGCTCGCGCCGCACACGCACACCAGCACGGAGCGCGTGACCGAGGTCGTGTTGCTCAAGCGGGTCTTGCTGCCCGGTGAGCGTTACATACAGGTGCGGAGCTTTCTGCTGGCCCCAAGCTGA